In one Acanthochromis polyacanthus isolate Apoly-LR-REF ecotype Palm Island chromosome 20, KAUST_Apoly_ChrSc, whole genome shotgun sequence genomic region, the following are encoded:
- the eloca gene encoding elongin C paralog a, with translation MDGEERTYGGCEGPDAMYVKLISSDGHEFIVKREHALTSGTIKAMLSGPGQFAENETNEVNFREIPSHVLSKVCMYFTYKVRYTNSSTEIPEFPIAPEIALELLMAANFLDC, from the exons ATGG ACGGTGAGGAGAGAACCTATGGTGGCTGTGAAGGGCCAGATGCCATGTACGTGAAACTGATCTCTTCAGATGGCCATGAATTCATTGTGAAAAGAGAACATGCCTTAACATCTGGGACTATCAAAGCCATGTTAAGTGGGCCAG GACAGTTTGCTGAGAATGAAACCAACGAAGTGAACTTCAGGGAGATTCCATCTCATGTCCTGTCCAAGGTCTGCATGTATTTCACCTACAAGGTCCGCTACACCAACAGCTCCACAGAAATACCTGAATTTCCCATCGCTCCAGAGATCGCATTGGAACTGCTCATGGCTGCCAACTTTTTGGATTGCTAA
- the ube2wb gene encoding probable ubiquitin-conjugating enzyme E2 W-B, giving the protein MASMQKRLQKELLALQNDPPPGMTLNEKSVQNTITQWIVDMEGAPGTLYEGEKFQLLFKFSSRYPFDSPQVMFTGENIPVHPHVYSNGHICLSILTEDWSPALSVQSVCLSIISMLSSCKEKRRPPDNSFYVRTCNKNPKKTKWWYHDDTC; this is encoded by the exons ATGGCGTCGATGCAG AAAAGGCTACAAAAGGAATTATTAGCCCTGCAAAATGATCCACCCCCAGGAATGACGCTCAACGAAAAAAGTGTACAGAACACCATTACACA GTGGATTGTAGATATGGAGGGAGCACCTGGTACTCTGTATGAAGGAGAGAAATTTCAGCTGCTTTTCAAATTTAGTAGTCGATATCCTTTTGATTCACCTCAG GTAATGTTCACTGGAGAGAATATACCTGTCCACCCACATGTGTATAGCAATGGTCACATCTGTCTATCTATTCTAACGGAAGATTGGTCGCCAGCCCTCTCAGTGCAATCAGTTTGTCTTAGCATTATCAGCATGTTGTCCAGCTGCAAAGAAAAG aGACGACCACCTGATAACTCCTTTTATGTAAGAACGTGTAACAAAaatccaaagaaaacaaaatggtgGTATCACG ATGATACATGCTAA